The following are encoded in a window of Bradyrhizobium guangdongense genomic DNA:
- a CDS encoding alpha/beta hydrolase — protein MAEVPPINDPALKGQYFLAGLAKSILTGRSVKVVAIGSGDTAGQGGVLPYPARLQVALSREFTEIEFDVINSGVEGEEAPEELKRFDRDVISHAPALVIWQVGTDAIVKGHSSNEVIAAVRKGVEWIEARALDTILMGPPYVPALISSEKISQTQTMQSLISQIASEKRITVFNRFEIMRSWQYDHYIPLEQMVDPNDLEKLHLSDWATGQIADDLTDYIIDGIKGVENIYVPRATTQAGEAVNKSTDSHAQEQVAKSGKNDEGATYLDQPGSYEPPWVDDSAASRVTLLYATTRRRSNDEAKFSSEREPERTAYGIASVKAPRERLPGKPGRPTRWTAFNVTLYEGELDPRYHFVLEDFRALEKEHWLDLIAKSSSSEVLIFVHGFNVSFLDGLYMCSQVAWDIRYRGLPILFSWASAASLSLTGYMYDRESALLARDRFVELLLDLRSAGVSKLNIMAHSMGNFLVLDALQNYANRQSGLALENLMMAAPDVDAEQYQRWIEKIGPLARGMTMYASSRDKALKVSKKLARGVRAGDVPIEGPLVVHPVETIDASDVGRDILGTNHGIFASKTSILNDIKFLLQGVPAPRLVEISGMPIGAKPSKWWRYVG, from the coding sequence ATGGCTGAAGTGCCCCCGATTAACGATCCCGCTCTGAAGGGACAGTATTTTCTTGCCGGGTTAGCCAAAAGCATACTCACGGGTAGATCGGTCAAAGTTGTCGCGATCGGTTCGGGCGACACGGCAGGTCAAGGCGGCGTCCTGCCGTACCCTGCGCGGTTGCAGGTTGCACTCTCACGCGAATTCACTGAAATCGAGTTTGATGTAATCAACAGTGGCGTGGAAGGAGAAGAGGCTCCTGAGGAGCTAAAACGGTTCGATCGGGATGTCATTTCCCACGCGCCGGCCTTGGTTATTTGGCAGGTCGGCACTGATGCCATTGTTAAAGGTCACTCTAGTAATGAAGTAATTGCAGCAGTTCGGAAGGGTGTCGAATGGATTGAAGCTAGGGCGCTGGATACCATCTTGATGGGGCCGCCCTACGTCCCGGCACTAATAAGCTCCGAAAAGATTAGTCAAACACAAACGATGCAATCTCTCATTTCGCAAATTGCAAGTGAGAAGCGCATCACTGTCTTTAATCGATTTGAGATCATGCGTTCGTGGCAATACGACCATTACATTCCGCTCGAACAGATGGTGGATCCCAACGATCTCGAAAAGTTGCACCTTAGCGATTGGGCTACAGGTCAAATTGCGGATGACCTGACAGACTACATCATCGATGGGATTAAAGGCGTCGAGAACATCTATGTGCCACGGGCGACTACCCAGGCTGGGGAGGCTGTGAATAAGTCCACGGACAGTCATGCGCAAGAACAGGTAGCCAAATCAGGAAAGAATGATGAGGGGGCCACTTACCTGGATCAGCCTGGGTCATACGAACCACCTTGGGTAGATGACTCAGCGGCAAGCCGGGTGACACTTCTCTACGCGACAACCCGGCGTCGTTCGAACGATGAAGCCAAGTTTTCGAGTGAACGGGAGCCCGAGCGAACGGCCTACGGGATAGCAAGCGTTAAAGCTCCTCGTGAAAGGTTGCCCGGCAAGCCGGGGAGACCAACGCGTTGGACGGCTTTCAATGTAACCCTCTATGAGGGGGAGCTTGATCCGAGGTATCATTTCGTTTTGGAGGACTTCAGAGCGCTCGAGAAGGAACATTGGCTCGACCTCATCGCGAAATCGTCAAGTAGCGAAGTGTTAATATTCGTACATGGCTTCAATGTTTCTTTTCTCGATGGTTTGTATATGTGCTCTCAGGTCGCTTGGGATATCAGATATCGAGGATTGCCGATCTTATTTTCGTGGGCGTCCGCGGCGAGCTTGAGTCTTACCGGCTATATGTACGATCGCGAATCGGCGCTCCTTGCTCGAGATCGCTTTGTAGAGCTATTGCTCGATCTGCGGTCCGCCGGAGTCTCCAAGCTCAACATTATGGCACACAGCATGGGGAACTTCTTGGTCCTAGACGCCCTACAAAACTATGCCAACCGGCAAAGTGGCCTCGCTCTCGAGAATCTTATGATGGCCGCCCCCGATGTGGATGCGGAGCAATACCAACGGTGGATCGAAAAAATCGGGCCGTTGGCTCGCGGCATGACGATGTACGCATCATCGCGAGACAAGGCATTGAAGGTATCTAAGAAGCTAGCCAGGGGTGTACGCGCGGGCGACGTTCCGATTGAGGGGCCGCTGGTGGTTCATCCCGTCGAGACGATAGACGCTTCAGATGTAGGGCGGGACATTCTCGGAACGAACCATGGAATATTTGCGAGTAAGACGTCAATTCTGAACGATATCAAGTTTCTTCTGCAAGGAGTGCCGGCGCCTCGGCTTGTTGAGATTTCAGGTATGCCGATAGGTGCCAAGCCTTCGAAGTGGTGGCGGTATGTAGGCTAG